ttaccttaccgcatctaggcccgatataatgtttagtgtgtgcttgtgtgcccgttttcaagctaaccctaaggaatcacatctttctgctgtgaataggatccttcggtatctcaagcacactcctagcataggcttgtggtaccccaaaggcgctagtttagatctcttgggatactcggattcggattttgccggaagccgtgtggatcgcaagagtacctccgggggttgccacttgcttgggcgttctctagtttcttggtcgagtaagaagcaaaattccgtggctttgtccaccgcggaagcggaatatatagctgccggtgcatgttgtgcccaaattctatatatgaagcaaacccttttggactttggtgtgaaactaggaagaataccactcctttgtgacaatgaaagtgccgtaaaaattgccaagaatccagttcaacactctcgcacaaagcacattgatattcgccatcacttcttgcgtgatcacgaagccaagggggacatttcccttcaaggtgtgagatccgaggagcaattggcggatattttcacaaaacctttagacgagagtacctttgttaggctaagaaatgagcttaatgtattagatgcggcaaacgtcatataagttgccatgtcatatagaaaaatgcatacatataggacacttgtctaaccatggtaagatagtgatgagcaagggtttagctagaggtggtggtccacttgttttcctctaggcttgtagaaaggctcatcatgatgaagctttccgtgggatcaaacttgacaagtagatcttaaattctcgctatgcatctcttgtcatatagttgcgcatctcatgtttacctttctttcgcatgtgtttgtaatttgcattatcattgcatgcgtaaaagtcacaaaggagatcacttgatgaagatgagacttgttttacatgcaagatcttaattcatgagaagtgaagagagtaaagtgttaggtgcgttattgcctagtgagcaatgtcattgtgagtttgaagctttcctccttcaatattcctatgacatggctcatacattttaatttggcgctttgtctctcttgcgacttatccttgattttgaaaagaaaaactatttaagttattaagctatcctattttgaggggtaaagtcgcctatgcaagtccattaacttgagtttagttgaatcttataagttcattggacttagcatagaaaagtgagctgagagagggtttttgggttcaccggttaaaccgacgttcaatggatctatacccatcggtttaaccggcgttagtaagtgtcagccacagctcagacatttcaggcgttcaaccggcgtatgcGAAGTTTgaagcatcggatcaaccgatgaacagaacacaattctgacctgaaaatcaactgttatttgcatcgttcaaccgacgagttcacttttcagatcatcggttcaaccggcgtacagatacagatttggcagagtttctggtaaactacaccgacgcaatcaaccggtgttcaaaacctaagcgtcggatcaaccggcgatatgaaaaactgcggggtccacatgtcatatttctctcttgcccGCCTGCGACTCCTCACGCGCTTTCGTTTCCCGCTTGACCCCTCGCCTTCGCCCTCGCTCttgtcaccgccgccgccgtccgccgccttgCGCCACCCGCACGCACCGCCgtacgccgcccgcgccgcctagctccgccgcccgtcgcgccgccgcccgtgcattccctcgcgccgccgtcacaccgccgccctcgcgccgccgccgctttccaCCGCGTGCCCAGCCGCGCCCGTGCATCACCAGCACTGCCTCCGCACCATcacaccgccgcccgcgcgcacgcgcaccaccGCCCTCCACGCCTgcgccagcgccgcccacgCATCGTGCCACCACCACTGCCGCTCTACCACTACCGTCCTGCACACCACTGTGCCACCCGCGCATCACCGCGTCGCCCGCTTGCCACCGCATCGTTGCGTCCGTGTTACTCACTgtgtcgagatgggtcgtgacaaaaggaagggtaaggagatcgtggttgaggagcccgcgcgcaagcggactcgcgcagcgagagaggccgagagggccgagatggtggctaaggccgccgaggagcaggcgtctggccgtgctcgtccgtttgcgatcagagatccggcagccaggggcagaggcagaggcagaggcatgggcagagtcagaggtgccagggccaccagagccgcagcagcagcagcagagtcagcgcagtcactctcagcggcagagtccgattcagatacagagacagcgcagtccgagcagtctcaggggcaggacactcagtcaccagctctacgacgttctggccgcacccggcagacgtcccccgcagagcaGCCCTCatctgcgaccgagcgtcgcactggacctaggacgcgaggaggccaccagccacaggagcctcgcaggtccaccgcagcagcagcagcagctcgacgagccaaggccctagcggccgagcgcgcagtgttccgcatggacactgtcgtgcgtctggagccaggtgtgctgctccagaacttgaccaaggccaatgcggcgaaggtcaagaggctcaggtggagtgtacaggaggaggagtggttcccggtgacacgagacagcagggtcgatcgtagattctggacgctccttcaggccagtttctacgagacctatcagaggcggggccacaggattttccctcaccgagtactggactgggtttcactgaggacagctgcagggagAGCCGATGTCCGGGAGCACTTCGATcacttcagaggtctgcccaggttgctctcgattgagaggaacagatacattgaggactgggtcagagttttctatgccactgcttggatagccccagagcgcagagctgttcacttcatgttcggagggcaggtatttggtttgtccagagcgacactcgcagggattctaggagttgacttggttgacgtctccctgcacgagatggtatatggtgatgctgatccaccgcgcagagccatgattggcggaatagcaccttctcacgaggctatctcacagtgcttccgccagcccttcccggcttcctacgccagagtaccgagcttgctgaccccagaggcctacgctgttcacatggcactccggaggacgttgctcccgaggagtggctaccctgaggggttcacaggtctgcagcagctgcttctacttcacatcctcactcacgagccgttcgatattgttgattttattctggcagagatcgaggatgttatcactgacgggatgggcgtagtacgacagtttccttatgctcactggatcagtttcatttgctccatgatagtaccagctgagtcacccgtcagtgcagtctacagacaggacgaggtcccctggtttcctgtctacagaccgacagcaccttcggaccggaggagaggcaggcaggctgatagagctgccatggcacgattgtcaccggaggtacaggcccgagtggcccaggaggacgaggcattacttgctgcagaggcacagcttcccgggggagatgatgagattcattggtcagacctagagtcagactcctccgaggacgaggaatacttccctgcacctgctccagctagtcatgatcacgaggcaggaggttccggagagccagctccagtgacagctgctactacagtttcagagtctcaggtgtctcagccgtctgagctcaccgcacttctacagcagctggtcacacagcagagagaggatcgccgtgctcaggaggaggccaggagagcccatgaggcccagcttgcacagattcagagggaggccgcccgagagcgagctgctacagaggagcgtttcgtcggccttattgacagagtctctcagaggacggacgctcagtttcagcagatgcagcagggcatgatggcgatgttcgggatgatttcacagttatattctcacaccggactcgcccctcagcagccagcacagtcaggccttcagggcaccggagcaccaccacttgcagttacacctgctccggcctccactgctccagcttcttctgcgaccccggagatcatgttctcactgtcagcattacttgggtctgcgagtcgtcccctcttctctccactgcctgcgacctcactcttccaggagtcaccttcagcagtgcagtccgttggcctccccgtcgtaccacagccattaccttcagggggaggcggagaggtgtccttacttcagcagtcgtcacagccggcagcatcagcactcactacttcagatgttgacacatcttctgctgagccggctactacttccacggaccctctcccaagcagtgctagcaccagggcctcgacgacagcctcgacgacagctacacctccggtcagctcagcaccagcaggcccttcagatcagcagctaccgtcagtcactgaggatccaccgtctgacgacgacgacgacgacgatgacccggatcgcttcctcgccgtacCTCGTcacccggatcagtagctaCCCTTTTTGGGCTtggatgccaaagggggagagggagtgagagtcagggggagggtagcactagacagagctcgatcaggactttgttgtctcttattgtattatatattgtcttatatctggttttagttcatggatatgtacatttgtcatttgagcatgctgagcttttgagacatatctatggatttcgtttgagcctttgagctctttggttcctttctttcgagtttgcctgtgtttattcctgccatatctttctcgctctctcgttatttatgtctgtgttgtcatcaatcaccaaaaagggggagattgtaagcatctaggcccttaaggtatgtttcggtgattaatgacaaccattattatgactaatgagtttgtgcagctttatagatcattattgctcatttggttatatgtcaaaagaggcccctaattttcattattcaaaaaggcgatctcggctttcaactcaataatatgtcaagactaaggatctttctaatcctaagtgtcataaggttgagaaggacacttaggttagtataggttttatagttttgtagtgatcgctctattaagaggggtttaggcttagtaacttgagcatggacatggtcatttgaaaatggatgcacacaaaggtcactcaggtttctagaagctcaaataagtggttctcaacttatatctcaagaatatttggatttcattcaagactcaagtcagaataggcaaaatcagaaaaatcatattcaccggtttaaccgacgcttcaagttttatatacgtcggttaaacgaggtcagcaggactggacaagtcaatacaccggttaaaccgacgttatttgaattttgacgtcggtgcagttgtccagagactcggttttcagttgatcagtggacaactacactcaccggttaaaccgacgctatttgaaattggacgtcggtgcagttgtccagtgacttggtatttctgttgatcaatggatgattacactcaccggttaaaccgatgcaacgacggttaatctgcccaagctgtaacggctagttttcagaagtggcagtttacattcaccggttaaaccgacgatgactattggagggacgtcggattaaccggcgctacgaagtttttctggcagctttttctccaacggctctattcgtgtgagctgcctatatatacccctccaatgggtcattctactactcttgacaccaggcaacatccaaacacacatactatagtcaagagccaccttgagcttcaacatttcatacacttgttcattcaatcattcaagaagcaagattaaggacttgagtagagagaagcttgtgtgcatccattcttggtgattggttcttgctcaagtgaaggccttagcttgttactcttggtgattggcatcacctaggcgatcttggtgatcgaggtgattctcgcggagcttgccaaggattgtggaagcccggagaagagatttgtacgtggcttgatctccaccacaccgggatggtgaacggagactcttagtgagcgccctcgtctttgtgacttgggaggtgacaatactctttgtgagtgtcacaacgtggattaggggtgtgtgccaacacatcgataccacgggaaaaatccggttgtctcttgtccactttactttttcaagcattatctttcatgcaattcattcatgtgcttgatttaggaatcactagttagatctaccttgctaggctttatctcttttcatcttaactagcttgtgtaggttgtttagttatccggttggtgaattggagcctttctagtttttgcataggttaaggttgttttaccttgttttagaaattgaaaaaggcccaattcaccccccctcttggtccatcgatacTTTCACCTATTGGTCGAGACAAAGCCAAAAAAACAAGATATTCTGAAGGCAAGCAATCGTCCGAATCATCTGCCTGCATTGAATTGTTTCAACAAATGGCCAAGAACAAGGAACTGAAAAACCAGCAAGAAGCTATGTGGGCCAGCGAATACAAGCAGGTGCAAGAGCGTCAGCTTGCATTAAAGGAAGAATCTACGTGGCGGCAGCTTGCATTACAGGAAGAGCAAACTCGGATCCAACGCGAGCAATTGGAGTACCAAAGGATGGAACATGATAGCAAGATCATGATGATGGATCTTAGCTCCTTCTCTGATGTCGCCCGTGAGTACTTTTTAGGCATGCAGAGGGAGATCCTAGAGAagcgccggcgagggggggaCAACAGTAATGGAAACTAGACCTTATTCAAGCTGAACTATGTACTTCTTGCATGTACCTTTATTTCAGTCGGGGAGCAGTGTACATAATTCATGgctgtgtttgtttgtttgttctCCGAATGGACTGTAATCGACAAAGATCATGTCTGTTTGATGCACTCTGTTGTCAGAGCAAACTTTCTATCTAAATACATGTTTTCGATGAGTTCTTTGGCGTGCCACGAAGTAGATTCGTCAGGGAAGCTTGCAGGTCTGCTATTCTGTATGTTCTTTTGTCAACTTTGAAATGGTGATTTGAATATACGATATATCTGCGTGTTCAGTGCTTGCCTGGATAACATCAAGATGGTGTATGGTGATGACTCTGCCGAGCTCAGTAATTTCAATCGTGTGATAAGGGATGAAAGTAAAAAGATAGAACTGGAAGCAAGCAAGAACCAAGATAATTTGGTAACTTTACTTTCAAGTTTTGCTTGAAGTTTTGTGCTGCTCCTATCCAATGTGAACTTTTTCATGCGCAAATAGTCATGTCCAGGGTTCAGGATCCTGGTAATTCGTACATTGTTTCGAACTTGGGTGATTTCAAAGCAATTCTTCCATTATGCAAGCAACTAGTCACTCTTTTCGGCTATGCAAGCAAGCCGGAACTCTTCCATTATCGAATCTTAAGCTAACATGGAAGGCCCCAACACACTCAATTTGGACCCTTAAATTACATAGCAACAACAATTTTCCTCAAACGAACCATTAATTTGCGAAGTGGCAATTTAgtaaaagaagaaggaaaacaaGCTGTACAAAGCATGGGGATGATACAATCCCCAGAGAGAAAGACACTTCAGAGCTGACCCAGTCTATGAGATTGCAGCTTGGCCTCAACGAAGTGGAAGGTCCAGGAGTTAATGGATGGTGTGATGCCCTCAAATATCAATGCATTCCTTTATTTCTAGATATTCCAGCAAGCTATCATAAAGATCTCCATGAATATCCTTGAACGCAACCTAGGGAGAACTATCTCCAACCTAGGTTAGTAGCATATTCTCGGAATGCTGAATTCATAAGCTAATTGACACAAGCTTGGGCACCTGGAAAATGGGAAAACATATTTGCTCATGGAACTAATTTATATCAGTGAGAAAATTATAGTGCATGAAACACTATCAAGCTGATTCTGTTAAGTTTCTTTCCCTTTTGCTGTTAGCTAACTTCACCAAAGTATTAATAAGTAACCGCAAGTAACACATATATGTGTACAGCAACGTATTAATAGATACCATCAActttataaaaaaaatatagGCAAATTTACATAGTTTATTTTTCTCGCTGAATTCTCAGACGTTTTCTTACGATACTTGAAGAATTTTTCAAAGTTAATTTTGGACAAAGGTTAAAAGCAAATGTCTCATGTGACGTAGCAGTTTCTACAAGCAAATGTCTCATGGCAAAACTATAGAACCTTTATCCCTCCAAATTTCCTGGATAAAAAGTAATATACCTGAATCACCCTGCAGTAAGTGCAGGTCCAATCGCTGAGACAATAAACGGAGATTAAACATAAACAGTGAGCAAGTTAAAACAAAGACACTATACAAATACCACAATTCTCAAGCAATGTAACTAAAGCATAAAACTTGAACCAACCAAGCAATGTACCTAACAGAAACAAGCAATGAGCAATCCGTTGTCCTTACCCCAGGTGCTGCCACACTCGTTCCACACATGCTCCATGAGGTCTTCCTGCAGCCGGTGATGCATGCCTCGATCTTCGATTTTTTTGTGGTTTGCTATCAAAGTCTGTATGCTTAGCACGTTCCTCGGGAGAAGTACAGGTGCAGTGGCATCTTCGAAGTCGTCAATGGTCGCCAGCGGAAGTCCTCGCTCGTCCGCAACTGCCATGTTGTGCAGGATAATACAACAACTCATGATGTTCTTTAAATCTGCTACCATGAACATTCTGGCAGGACATTTGACAATTGCAAATTTTGCTTGTAGCACACCGAATGCTCGCTCGACATCCTTCCTGTAAGCAGACTGCTTTAAAGTGAAGAGCTTCTGCTTCTCAGTAACTGGACTAGGAACTCCTTTGATTAGTGTCGCCCAATCCGGGTATATGCCATCTGCCAGGTAGTACCCCATGTCGTAATGGTGACCATTCACGGTGAAGTTGACAGCAGGGGCATTACAAGAGGCGAGGTCATAAAAAACAGGGGACCTATGGAGAACGTTGATATCGTTTAGTGACCCAGGGAGACCAAAGAAGGCGTGCCAAAACCATAGGTCGGGCCCGACCACAGCCTCCAGTATAATGGTTGGCTTCTGTGTGTGTCCTCGGTGCTCACCGTGCCAGGCAACAGGGCAGTTCTCCCATACCCAATGCATACAGTCTAAGCTTCCAAGCATTCCTGGGAACCCTCTGTCCTCAGCAACCTGCAGCAAGGCCTGTATATCGGTCTCATTTGGGCTGTGTAAGTAGCGTTGTTCGAAGAGGTCAACCACACCCTGGATGAAATGCTTGAAGCTTTCCATAATGACAGAGCCAGACATACGAAACTCTCGGTCCAGAGAATCAGGTGTGCAGGCGGTGGCAAGCAGTTTGAAGCAAGCAGCAATCTTCTGGTAAGGATGGCATCCCATCTTCCCGGCTGCATTTTCCTTCTCCTTGAAGTAGTCATCGCTACACGGCAAAACAGCCTAGGTGACACACGAAACCTAGAAAAAGCTTGACGAAATGCCAACGCAGACTCTCGTCACAACATAGGCATGAGAAACAAATGAAAATTGGCTCATATGTGCTCACCTCCTCTGGAAGAATGCGTCGGGGTAAACTTTATGGGGGTCAAAGTAGTCAAGACGCAGCCGATGCCAACCCTCCCGGATGTTTCGCTTGACCACGATGCGTTTGACACCGTAACGGCTCCGCTTGGCCTGGCTATGAGCACCAGCAAGTAGGCCATTTGCATATGCTGCGAGAACCTGCTATTCGTCTTCTTCACTCGTCTCCCCATCCGGAGGTAGCCCTTGGTACACGCGCATCGCACGTCGGTAATGGTGACCCATTGCTCGGCTGCAAACTGTAATACATGGGACAAAGAATGTTTATTATAGTCCATGAACAATATGGAAAATGTACAAACACCAATAGAGTGGCTCACTAAACTAAATGCTAAACCCAATAAAGCAACTATACTTCTCAGTTCGCTTAAACCAGAGACGGGACACTAGCAGGGAAATTGAACTTGCTACTACACCGCAGCAGTAGCAATAAGCAACCCTACTTCTGTGCCGAACTAAGCAAACTACTTCCTCCTAAACCACTGCAGTAGCAATTGACATTTGAACTAATTCTATTGCGAAATTAGATACTCTGCTTTTGAGT
The sequence above is drawn from the Panicum hallii strain FIL2 chromosome 7, PHallii_v3.1, whole genome shotgun sequence genome and encodes:
- the LOC112900762 gene encoding protein ALP1-like: MGCHPYQKIAACFKLLATACTPDSLDREFRMSGSVIMESFKHFIQGVVDLFEQRYLHSPNETDIQALLQVAEDRGFPGMLGSLDCMHWVWENCPVAWHGEHRGHTQKPTIILEAVVGPDLWFWHAFFGLPGSLNDINVLHRSPVFYDLASCNAPAVNFTVNGHHYDMGYYLADGIYPDWATLIKGVPSPVTEKQKLFTLKQSAYRKDVERAFGVLQAKFAIVKCPARMFMVADLKNIMSCCIILHNMAVADERGLPLATIDDFEDATAPVLLPRNVLSIQTLIANHKKIEDRGMHHRLQEDLMEHVWNECGSTWAIGPALTAG